One region of Cryptosporangium phraense genomic DNA includes:
- a CDS encoding VOC family protein, producing MISHVNCVILYVRDQQRSLEFYVDTLGWDLRTDALMSDGTRWIDVAPPRARTRVALITPTGGYVFPPSAAAPCTLTTEDAQATFHDLKGRGVEVTEPVVESWATYLTVTDPDGYVYVVGENHD from the coding sequence ATGATCTCTCATGTCAACTGCGTGATCCTCTACGTTCGCGACCAGCAGCGATCGCTCGAGTTCTACGTCGACACGCTCGGCTGGGACCTCCGGACGGACGCCTTGATGTCCGACGGCACGCGCTGGATCGACGTCGCACCGCCCCGGGCTCGCACCCGGGTCGCGCTGATCACGCCCACCGGCGGCTACGTCTTCCCGCCGAGCGCCGCCGCGCCCTGCACGCTCACGACCGAGGACGCTCAGGCGACGTTTCACGACCTGAAGGGCCGGGGCGTCGAGGTGACCGAGCCGGTCGTCGAGTCCTGGGCCACCTACCTCACGGTCACCGACCCGGACGGCTACGTCTACGTCGTCGGCGAGAACCACGATTAG
- a CDS encoding ABC transporter substrate-binding protein, translating into MITRRQLFAGSASLGLLGALAACGGNDEDSGTEGVAKELRLGFFPNLTHAPALVGVSEGLFTKSLGSTKLSTQQFNAGPAAVEQIFAEALDATYVGPNPTVNAFVKSKGEIIRVIAGAASGGVAFVVKKGITEANLKGKKIGTPQLGNTQDVALRYWLKQKGLTATKEGGGDVKIQPQENAQILEKFTAGQLDGAWVPEPWVSRLVAAGGEVLVDERDLWPNKRFVITNLIVRTEFLEKYPKTVKALLEGHVAANDAIKSDPAKAQQAVSDQIGKLTGKPLKLDTIKKAWPTLEFLNDPIASSLTTGAEHAEEVGLLDKVDLKGLYDLKLLNEVLKEKGESSVTQP; encoded by the coding sequence GTGATCACGCGCCGCCAACTGTTCGCAGGCTCTGCCTCGCTCGGCCTGCTGGGTGCGCTCGCGGCTTGTGGGGGTAACGACGAAGACAGCGGCACCGAAGGCGTCGCCAAGGAACTGCGGCTGGGCTTCTTCCCGAACCTGACCCACGCCCCCGCGCTGGTCGGCGTGAGCGAGGGTCTGTTCACGAAGTCCCTGGGCAGCACGAAGCTCTCGACTCAGCAGTTCAACGCCGGTCCGGCCGCCGTCGAGCAGATCTTCGCCGAGGCGCTGGACGCGACCTACGTCGGTCCTAACCCGACGGTCAACGCGTTCGTCAAGAGCAAGGGCGAGATCATCCGGGTCATCGCCGGTGCGGCCTCCGGCGGCGTGGCTTTCGTCGTCAAAAAGGGCATTACGGAAGCGAACCTCAAGGGTAAGAAGATCGGCACGCCTCAGCTGGGCAATACCCAGGACGTCGCGTTGCGGTACTGGCTCAAGCAGAAGGGGCTGACCGCGACCAAGGAGGGTGGCGGCGACGTCAAGATCCAGCCTCAGGAGAACGCGCAGATCCTGGAGAAGTTCACGGCCGGCCAGCTCGACGGCGCCTGGGTGCCCGAGCCCTGGGTGAGCCGCCTGGTCGCGGCCGGCGGCGAGGTGCTGGTCGACGAGCGCGACCTGTGGCCGAACAAGCGGTTCGTGATCACGAACCTGATCGTCCGCACCGAGTTCCTCGAGAAGTACCCGAAGACCGTGAAGGCGCTGCTCGAGGGCCACGTGGCCGCGAACGACGCGATCAAGAGCGATCCGGCGAAGGCCCAGCAGGCGGTCTCGGACCAGATCGGCAAGCTCACCGGCAAGCCGCTCAAGCTCGACACGATCAAGAAGGCCTGGCCGACGCTGGAGTTCCTCAACGACCCGATCGCGTCCTCCCTCACCACCGGCGCCGAGCACGCCGAAGAGGTCGGGCTGCTCGACAAGGTCGACCTGAAGGGCCTCTACGACTTGAAGCTTCTCAACGAGGTGCTCAAGGAGAAGGGGGAGAGCTCGGTGACCCAACCATGA
- a CDS encoding ABC transporter ATP-binding protein yields the protein MTAVTTGTTTKAGAVRLRGVSKRYPGGTLALDGVDLSVQPGEFVCLVGASGCGKSTLLNLVAGLDAPTAGEIDVEGGRAAFMFQEPALFPWLKVGQNVEVPLKLRGVSRAERRAQALDLLATVRLRDVADKRPHELSGGMRQRVALARTLAQDAPVLLMDEPFAALDAMTRDALHDELERVWLERKLSVLFVTHNVREAVRLGDRIILLASRPGRVIQEFVVDQPRPRRLDDPSVAALAGEVTDRLKEEVRRHVS from the coding sequence ATGACAGCCGTGACCACCGGCACGACCACGAAGGCGGGCGCTGTCCGCCTTCGTGGCGTGTCCAAGCGCTATCCGGGCGGCACGCTCGCGCTCGACGGTGTCGACCTGTCGGTCCAGCCCGGCGAATTCGTCTGCCTGGTCGGGGCCTCGGGATGCGGGAAGAGCACGCTGCTCAACCTCGTCGCCGGGCTGGACGCTCCGACCGCGGGCGAGATCGACGTCGAGGGCGGCCGGGCCGCGTTCATGTTCCAGGAACCGGCGCTCTTCCCCTGGCTGAAGGTCGGGCAGAACGTCGAGGTGCCGTTGAAGCTGCGGGGGGTCTCTCGGGCCGAGCGGCGTGCACAGGCATTGGATCTGCTGGCGACGGTTCGTCTTCGGGATGTCGCCGACAAGCGGCCCCACGAGCTCTCCGGCGGTATGCGTCAGCGGGTCGCGCTGGCCCGCACCTTGGCCCAGGACGCGCCGGTGCTGCTGATGGACGAGCCGTTCGCCGCGCTCGACGCGATGACCCGGGACGCTCTCCACGACGAGCTCGAGCGGGTGTGGCTGGAGCGGAAGCTGAGCGTCCTCTTCGTCACGCACAACGTCCGCGAGGCGGTGCGCCTCGGCGACCGGATCATCCTGCTGGCCAGCCGTCCGGGCCGGGTGATCCAGGAGTTCGTCGTCGATCAGCCGCGGCCGCGGCGGCTGGATGACCCTTCGGTCGCCGCCTTGGCGGGCGAGGTCACCGATCGCCTGAAGGAAGAGGTGCGCCGGCATGTCAGTTGA
- a CDS encoding ABC transporter permease, which produces MSVEIPGKPDFSSAQEMAELAGLDALEFEPERRDLGRRIWRSAWPKLLAIVLAVAVWQIVVETGWRSRTILPPPTEVFPQLWDMLTTGSFWSAVATTMRRAIIGFAVAVAIGLVIGFAVARFAVLRAAVGSLITGLQTMPSIAWFPLAIVLFQGGEAAIFFVIVLGAAPSVANGVLAGVDFVPPLLVRAGRNMGASGFSLYRTVIGPASLPAILAGLKQGWAFSWRSLMAGELIVVIGESGSLGALLTFTRELSEYGQMLGVMIVILVIGILADAVFGWANNSLRRRWGLATDRT; this is translated from the coding sequence ATGTCAGTTGAGATCCCCGGCAAGCCGGACTTCTCGAGCGCACAGGAAATGGCCGAGCTGGCCGGGCTCGACGCGCTGGAATTCGAGCCGGAGCGGCGGGATCTCGGGCGCCGGATCTGGCGCAGTGCCTGGCCGAAGCTTCTGGCGATCGTGCTCGCGGTCGCGGTGTGGCAGATCGTGGTCGAGACGGGCTGGCGATCGCGCACGATCCTGCCCCCGCCCACCGAGGTGTTCCCGCAGCTCTGGGACATGCTGACGACCGGCTCGTTCTGGAGCGCGGTGGCCACCACCATGCGCCGGGCGATCATCGGGTTCGCGGTCGCGGTGGCGATCGGGCTGGTGATCGGGTTCGCGGTGGCCCGGTTCGCGGTGCTGCGGGCCGCGGTGGGGTCGCTGATCACCGGTCTGCAGACGATGCCGTCGATCGCCTGGTTCCCGCTGGCGATCGTGCTGTTCCAGGGCGGCGAGGCGGCGATCTTCTTCGTGATCGTGCTCGGTGCCGCTCCGTCGGTGGCGAACGGCGTGCTGGCCGGCGTCGACTTCGTGCCGCCGTTGCTCGTCCGGGCCGGGCGGAACATGGGCGCGAGCGGGTTCAGCCTCTATCGGACCGTGATCGGGCCGGCGTCACTACCGGCGATCCTGGCCGGGCTGAAACAGGGCTGGGCGTTCTCCTGGCGCAGCCTCATGGCCGGTGAGCTGATCGTCGTGATCGGCGAGTCCGGGTCGCTGGGCGCGTTGCTGACGTTCACCCGCGAGCTGTCCGAGTACGGGCAGATGCTCGGGGTCATGATCGTGATCCTGGTGATCGGAATCCTGGCCGACGCCGTGTTCGGCTGGGCCAACAACTCCCTCCGCCGGCGCTGGGGTCTGGCTACCGACCGCACCTGA
- a CDS encoding RrF2 family transcriptional regulator, translated as MQISARAEYAVRALLALAANDPTTSTAQALADEQGLPRKFLEAILSDLRRGGLVRSQRGAEGGYRLARPADSIAIGEVLRVVDGPLAGVRGERPEAAIYTGAAQNLQTVWVAVRAAVRNVLDEVTLADVLSGNFPAHVSEMVAAPGAWASK; from the coding sequence GTGCAGATATCGGCTCGGGCGGAGTACGCGGTAAGGGCACTTCTGGCGCTCGCCGCGAACGATCCCACGACGTCCACGGCCCAGGCGCTCGCTGACGAGCAGGGCCTTCCCCGCAAGTTCCTCGAGGCGATTCTTTCCGACCTCCGCCGCGGTGGGCTGGTACGCAGCCAGCGCGGGGCCGAGGGCGGGTACCGGCTCGCGCGTCCGGCCGACTCGATCGCGATCGGTGAGGTACTCCGGGTGGTCGACGGCCCGCTGGCCGGCGTCCGGGGTGAGCGGCCCGAGGCCGCCATCTATACCGGAGCGGCGCAGAACCTGCAGACCGTGTGGGTCGCGGTGCGGGCGGCGGTCCGCAACGTGCTGGACGAGGTGACGCTGGCCGATGTGTTGTCGGGGAACTTCCCGGCTCACGTCAGCGAGATGGTGGCGGCGCCGGGAGCCTGGGCGTCGAAGTAG